From Sphingopyxis sp. MWB1, a single genomic window includes:
- a CDS encoding NADH-quinone oxidoreductase subunit A has protein sequence MVDLTQYLPILIFLVIALGLSVAFVFLPMGVSRLTGAHKPDPEKLTEYECGFPAFDDARSQFDVRFYLVAILFIIFDLEAAFLFPWAVSLDEIGWAGWGAMMVFLGILTVGFIYEWKKGALDWE, from the coding sequence ATGGTCGATCTGACTCAATATCTGCCCATATTGATCTTTCTGGTCATTGCGCTGGGCCTGTCGGTGGCTTTCGTGTTTTTGCCGATGGGCGTGTCGCGCCTGACCGGCGCGCACAAGCCCGATCCCGAAAAGCTGACCGAATATGAGTGCGGCTTTCCCGCCTTTGACGATGCGCGCAGCCAGTTTGATGTGCGCTTCTATCTGGTCGCCATCCTGTTCATCATCTTTGACCTTGAGGCAGCCTTCCTCTTTCCCTGGGCCGTGAGCCTGGACGAGATTGGCTGGGCGGGCTGGGGCGCCATGATGGTGTTCCTCGGCATTTTGACCGTCGGCTTCATCTATGAATGGAAGAAAGGGGCGTTGGACTGGGAATGA